One genomic segment of Carassius carassius chromosome 21, fCarCar2.1, whole genome shotgun sequence includes these proteins:
- the LOC132097593 gene encoding rano class II histocompatibility antigen, A beta chain-like translates to MQYSPVLYLAMFLSALSEKVHGHYGYIKMLCHACISQQNVELTYSVNYNKFEYLRYNSTEKKVVGYTEFGEKWAEDYNNNKVVLAKGDILLQHCIFFRELIVPYGEVTVKPEVIIWSDREAKGNEKAVLVCSAYDFYPKPIKLTWMRDDKEVITDMTSTEELADGDWYYQIHSHLEYFPKSGEKISCVVEHVSSHKPLIYHWDPSLPESERSKIILGAVGLLMGVFIAAGGLIYYKRKHTGFFRLPVCLLPLQTMNGTEEQ, encoded by the exons atgcaataCAGTCCTGTACTGTATCTGGCAATGTTTTTGTCTGCTTTATCTGAAAAAG tgcACGGACATTATGGATATATCAAAATGTTGTGTCATGCATGTATCTCTCAACAAAATGTTGAGCTTACTTACTCAGTCAACTACAACAAGTTTGAATATCTGAGATACAACAGTACTGAGAAAAAGGTTGTTGGTTACACTGAATTTGGAGAGAAATGGGCAGaggattataataataacaaggtTGTACTTGCAAAGGGAGATATTCTTCTGCAACACTGCATATTTTTTAGAGAGTTAATTGTCCCTTATGGAGAGGTAACGG TAAAACCAGAAGTGATTATTTGGTCAGACAGGGAAGCTAAAGGGAATGAAAAAGCTGTTCTGGTGTGCAGTGCCTATGACTTCTACCCCAAACCCATCAAACTGACATGGATGAGAGATGATAAAGAGGTGATAACTGATatgacgtccactgaggagctgGCTGATGGAGATTGGTACTACCAGATCCACTCCCATCTGGAATACTTCCCCAAATCTGGAGAGAAGATCTCCTGTGTGGTGGAGCATGTCAGCTCCCATAAACCCCTGATCTATCACTGGG ATCCTTCTCTGCCTGAGTCTGAAAGATCTAAGATCATTCTTGGGGCTGTGGGGCTGCTGATGGGGGTATTTATAGCAGCCGGAGGACTGATCTACTACAAGAGAAAACACACAG GCTTTTTCAGACTTCCAGTCTGTTTACTTCCACTTCAAACAATGAACGGCACTGAAGAGCAGTAG
- the LOC132097594 gene encoding H-2 class II histocompatibility antigen, A-U alpha chain-like gives MLGTFCGITFFITYFLYTEGQSYLEYGLIISCSGSAGTNEILFTFNNDVIAYMDFNEKKLVFVAPDFVQTQTILNTYPLDNIDIDFIEVTNFCKDTYFRTLSFNASETLEPPWISVYPRSNVKLDVRNNLVCLVFGFFPPPVRVSWIKNNVNVTDESTLSRYYPNKDGTVNVFSRLNFIPEEGDIYSCSVEHKALQQPQTRTWVVEIKEPNTGPSVFCGVGLALGLLCLATGVFFIAKGKKWI, from the exons ATGCTTGGAACATTTTGTGGAATAACATTTTTCATCACCTATTTCCTATATACTGAGGGCCAAA GCTATCTTGAATATGGCTTGATTATATCGTGCAGTGGATCAGCAGGTACTAATGAAATTCTCTTCACTTTTAACAATGATGTGATTGCATACATGGACTTTAATGAGAAAAAATTGGTTTTTGTAGCACCTGACTTTGTACAAACTCAAACTATCTTGAATACATACCCCTTGGATAATATTGACATAGATTTTATTGAAGTAACAAATTTTTGCAAAGACACATATTTCAGGACACTCTCCTTTAATGCATCTGAAACTCTTg AACCCCCCTGGATCTCAGTTTATCCCAGGAGTAACGTGAAATTAGATGTCAGGAACAACCTGGTTTGTCTGGTTTTTGGATTCTTCCCTCCACCTGTCAGAGTCTCATGGATCAAGAACAATGTGAATGTGACAGATGAATCAACTCTCAGCAGATATTACCCCAACAAAGACGGGACAGTGAATGTTTTTTCTCGACTGAACTTCATTCCAGAGGAAGGAGACATTTACAGCTGTTCTGTGGAGCACAAAGCCCTTCAACAACCTCAAACCAGAACATGGG TTGTAGAGATAAAGGAGCCCAACACTGGTCCATCAGTGTTCTGTGGAGTTGGTCTGGCTCTTGGGCTGCTTTGTCTCGCCACTGGAGTATTTTTCATTGCCAAAGGAAAGAAATGGATATAA